One part of the Longimicrobiaceae bacterium genome encodes these proteins:
- a CDS encoding phosphopantetheine-binding protein, which produces MASEALPHPGDDLPATDPAAGQASAGADAADGVSAVSDEVDGVAAGSDVGEDVGEAPAPVAYAAPRAGLEEMLAGIWGEVLGVERVGANDNFFDLGGRSVLLVQIHERVKEAMGRDVPMVAFFKHPTVRALADYLAAEPAGEGEDEETTRTGQTRADSRRELRSRRRDRRG; this is translated from the coding sequence ATGGCCTCCGAAGCCCTGCCCCACCCCGGCGACGACCTACCCGCCACCGATCCCGCTGCGGGCCAGGCGAGCGCCGGCGCGGACGCGGCGGACGGGGTTTCGGCAGTATCGGACGAGGTGGACGGCGTAGCGGCCGGATCGGACGTGGGCGAGGACGTCGGGGAAGCTCCGGCCCCAGTTGCCTACGCCGCGCCACGGGCGGGGCTGGAGGAGATGCTGGCTGGCATCTGGGGCGAGGTGCTGGGGGTGGAGCGCGTGGGCGCGAACGACAACTTCTTCGACCTGGGCGGGCGCTCGGTGCTGCTGGTGCAGATCCACGAGCGCGTGAAGGAAGCGATGGGGCGCGACGTGCCAATGGTCGCTTTCTTCAAGCACCCCACCGTCCGCGCCCTCGCCGACTACCTCGCCGCCGAGCCCGCCGGGGAGGGCGAAGACGAAGAGACCACGCGCACCGGCCAGACCCGTGCCGACAGCCGCCGCGAGCTCCGCAGCCGCCGCCGCGACCGCCGCGGCTGA